A DNA window from Halorubrum sp. DM2 contains the following coding sequences:
- a CDS encoding class I SAM-dependent methyltransferase, protein MDIDTVRESWTNRTGEYSPAYYAHYGPNETSSVIRDILDRNFCPDASVLELGCGSGRHLSHLADHGFEDLSGVDIDPEAFDTMRETYPDLADAGTFRCGPIEEVVTEFDDGQFDAVYSVETLQHLHPDVEWVFGEAARVTDGVLVTAEIEGPTPDSPSSDPDVNYVDEETPLYYRDWNRVFTSLGLVEVDVVRGDRDTTRTFRASD, encoded by the coding sequence GTGGATATTGACACCGTCCGAGAGTCGTGGACGAACCGGACGGGCGAATACTCCCCGGCGTACTACGCGCATTACGGTCCGAACGAGACGAGTTCGGTGATCCGCGATATCCTCGACCGGAACTTCTGCCCCGACGCGAGCGTCCTCGAACTCGGCTGCGGCTCGGGCCGCCACCTCTCGCACCTCGCGGACCACGGCTTCGAGGACCTCTCCGGCGTCGACATCGACCCCGAGGCGTTCGACACGATGCGGGAGACGTATCCCGACCTCGCCGACGCCGGAACGTTTCGCTGCGGTCCCATAGAGGAGGTCGTCACGGAGTTTGACGACGGTCAGTTCGACGCGGTCTACTCCGTCGAAACGCTCCAGCACCTACACCCCGACGTCGAGTGGGTCTTCGGAGAGGCCGCCAGAGTCACGGACGGCGTCCTCGTCACGGCGGAGATCGAGGGACCGACACCCGACTCACCGTCGTCCGACCCGGACGTGAACTACGTCGACGAGGAGACGCCGCTGTACTACCGGGACTGGAACCGCGTCTTCACCTCGCTGGGCCTCGTCGAGGTCGATGTCGTTCGCGGTGACAGAGACACCACGCGGACCTTCCGAGCGTCCGACTGA
- a CDS encoding NAD(P)-binding domain-containing protein, with protein sequence MDVLVVGAGEIGRWVADTVSADDAPIDASVAFADRDPAVAADAAADRDARTVDPDGDTVHDVVCLAVPMSAVPGAVAAYAPRAERAIVDVSGEMTDAVAAMREHAPNLERASYHPLFAPPRVPGNVAVVVDEAGPAVESLSAAVEAGGNDVFETTAAEHDAAMETVQAGAHAAVLAWRLAADPVREEFHTPVSAALDEVADTVTEGSPAVYAEIQRAFDGADGVADAAAEIAAADDEAFAALYERARGDREGRDRLE encoded by the coding sequence ATGGACGTACTCGTCGTCGGCGCGGGCGAGATCGGACGCTGGGTCGCCGACACGGTGTCGGCCGACGACGCGCCGATCGACGCGAGCGTCGCGTTCGCCGACCGCGATCCGGCGGTCGCCGCGGACGCCGCGGCCGACCGCGACGCGCGGACGGTCGACCCCGACGGGGACACCGTCCACGACGTCGTCTGCCTTGCGGTCCCGATGTCGGCGGTTCCGGGCGCGGTCGCGGCGTACGCGCCGCGCGCGGAGCGGGCGATCGTCGACGTCTCCGGCGAGATGACCGACGCGGTCGCGGCGATGCGGGAACACGCTCCCAACCTCGAACGCGCTAGCTACCACCCGCTGTTCGCGCCGCCGCGGGTTCCGGGCAACGTCGCGGTCGTCGTCGACGAGGCCGGCCCGGCGGTCGAGTCCCTCTCAGCCGCCGTCGAGGCCGGCGGCAACGACGTGTTCGAGACGACCGCCGCGGAACACGACGCGGCGATGGAGACCGTTCAGGCGGGGGCCCACGCCGCGGTGCTCGCGTGGCGGCTCGCCGCGGACCCCGTCCGCGAGGAGTTCCACACCCCGGTGTCGGCCGCCCTCGACGAGGTCGCCGACACCGTCACGGAGGGGTCACCGGCGGTGTACGCCGAGATTCAGCGCGCCTTCGACGGGGCCGACGGCGTGGCCGACGCCGCGGCCGAGATCGCGGCGGCGGACGACGAGGCGTTCGCCGCCCTCTACGAGCGCGCCCGCGGCGACCGGGAGGGGCGGGACCGACTGGAGTGA
- a CDS encoding class I SAM-dependent methyltransferase translates to MIDRTAVRNNANYLRNVRPIDPEEIAEYIEGTPHPAVVRETLREEAFDLRLREREDGTFVPVEERPVGGPGWSPDALPERYTFALEDLLVREYGANWHRGESGDALRERVRQLKADYLYENDVEYDRVAALGYAIYHLPAYYATVGYVLDDLVENGLLDRTIRVLDVGAGVGGPALGLCDYLPDDAVVEYHAVEPSAATDILDRMLEETGRNFRTTVHETTAEAFLGLEGSGEGADPDDADASDDADPATDDPFDLVLFGNVLSELADPVAVAGAAIDALAPDGSLVAFAPADRNTAVGLRKIEREIVASGGDPGRDAEIYSPTLRLWPDAVPTDPGWSFDVAADLAVPPFQRRLDEAAARGETDEPGEFVNVDVQFAYSILCPDGTRRVDIEASAERCARMAESERHVTDRVNFLAVKLSHDLSEGDNALYRVGDGSQATDHYLVCTRETALNRDLREAGYGAVVFVENGLVLWNEDEGAYNVVVDDETVVDLVAP, encoded by the coding sequence ATGATCGACAGAACTGCGGTTCGGAACAACGCGAACTACCTGCGCAACGTCAGACCGATCGACCCCGAGGAGATCGCCGAGTACATTGAGGGGACCCCGCACCCGGCGGTCGTCCGCGAGACGCTCCGCGAGGAGGCGTTCGACCTCCGGCTCCGCGAGCGCGAGGACGGGACGTTCGTCCCCGTCGAGGAGCGGCCGGTCGGGGGGCCGGGGTGGTCGCCCGACGCGCTCCCGGAGCGGTACACCTTCGCCTTAGAGGACCTCCTGGTCCGCGAGTACGGCGCGAACTGGCACCGCGGGGAGTCCGGCGACGCGCTCCGCGAGCGGGTCCGGCAACTGAAGGCCGACTACCTCTACGAGAACGACGTCGAGTACGACCGCGTCGCGGCGCTCGGGTACGCTATCTACCACCTGCCCGCCTACTACGCGACGGTCGGATACGTCCTCGACGACCTCGTCGAGAACGGGCTGCTCGACCGGACGATCCGCGTCCTCGACGTCGGTGCCGGCGTGGGCGGTCCCGCGCTCGGGCTCTGCGACTACCTCCCCGACGACGCCGTCGTCGAGTACCACGCCGTCGAGCCGAGCGCGGCGACTGACATCCTCGACCGGATGCTCGAAGAGACCGGGCGGAACTTCCGGACGACGGTCCACGAGACGACGGCCGAGGCGTTCCTCGGTCTCGAAGGCAGCGGCGAGGGAGCCGACCCCGACGACGCCGATGCCTCCGACGACGCCGACCCCGCGACCGACGATCCCTTCGATCTCGTGCTCTTCGGGAACGTCCTCTCCGAACTGGCGGACCCGGTCGCGGTCGCCGGCGCCGCGATCGACGCGCTCGCGCCCGACGGCAGCCTCGTCGCGTTCGCGCCCGCCGACCGGAACACCGCCGTCGGACTCCGCAAAATCGAGCGCGAGATCGTCGCCTCCGGCGGCGACCCGGGACGCGACGCCGAGATCTACTCGCCGACGCTGCGGCTGTGGCCCGACGCGGTGCCGACCGATCCGGGCTGGTCGTTCGACGTCGCGGCCGATCTGGCGGTCCCGCCGTTCCAGCGTCGGCTCGACGAGGCGGCGGCCCGCGGGGAGACCGACGAGCCGGGCGAGTTCGTCAACGTCGACGTCCAGTTTGCCTACTCGATCCTTTGCCCCGACGGGACGCGGCGCGTCGACATCGAGGCGAGCGCGGAGCGGTGCGCGCGCATGGCCGAGTCGGAGCGCCACGTCACCGACCGGGTGAACTTCCTCGCCGTGAAGCTGAGCCACGACTTAAGCGAGGGCGACAACGCGCTGTACCGCGTCGGCGACGGCTCGCAGGCGACCGACCACTACCTCGTCTGTACCCGCGAGACCGCCCTGAACCGCGACCTCCGGGAGGCGGGCTACGGGGCTGTCGTCTTCGTCGAGAACGGGCTGGTCCTCTGGAACGAGGACGAGGGCGCGTACAACGTCGTCGTCGACGACGAGACGGTCGTCGACCTCGTCGCGCCCTGA
- a CDS encoding SOS response-associated peptidase, with protein sequence MCGRYTLFTPTADLEARFDADFSDHEPSYNCAPGQSLPVITDEDPSEATRMEWGLTPSWADESFDLINARAETVREKRSFADAFERRRCLVPADGFYEWVDGGRPGDGDRGGSGKTPYRVAFDDSRPFAMAGIYERWEPPTPETTQTGLGAFGGGNDGSGSADDPEVVETFSIVTTEPNDLVADLHHRMAVVLDPDAGEEEAWLRADPDEAAGLLDPYPSDDLTAHPVSTRVNSPSVDAPELIESVEAR encoded by the coding sequence ATGTGCGGCCGCTACACCCTCTTCACGCCGACCGCCGACCTCGAAGCGAGGTTCGACGCCGACTTCAGCGACCACGAGCCGAGCTACAACTGCGCGCCGGGGCAGTCGTTGCCGGTGATCACCGACGAGGATCCGAGCGAGGCGACGCGGATGGAGTGGGGGCTGACCCCCTCGTGGGCCGACGAGTCGTTCGACCTCATCAACGCCCGGGCGGAGACGGTCCGCGAAAAGCGGAGCTTCGCCGACGCCTTCGAGCGCCGACGGTGTCTCGTCCCCGCCGACGGCTTCTACGAGTGGGTCGACGGCGGAAGGCCCGGAGACGGCGACCGAGGCGGGTCCGGGAAGACCCCCTACCGCGTCGCTTTCGACGACAGCCGACCGTTCGCGATGGCCGGAATCTACGAGCGGTGGGAGCCGCCGACGCCGGAGACGACCCAGACCGGACTCGGCGCGTTCGGCGGCGGGAACGACGGGAGCGGGAGCGCCGACGACCCCGAGGTCGTCGAGACTTTCTCGATCGTGACCACCGAGCCGAACGACCTCGTCGCCGACCTCCACCACCGCATGGCGGTGGTACTGGACCCCGACGCGGGCGAGGAGGAGGCGTGGCTCCGCGCCGATCCCGACGAGGCCGCCGGCCTGCTCGACCCGTACCCGAGCGACGACCTCACCGCGCATCCCGTGTCGACTCGGGTGAACTCGCCGAGCGTCGACGCGCCGGAGCTGATCGAGTCGGTCGAGGCCCGCTGA
- a CDS encoding alpha/beta fold hydrolase: MNRKRLVLFGVALALILVGGVVGWWGHTDGGDLTIQETQIETEGGTIDAYLYVPPGVTPDDPAPGVLATHGYINSKETQAPFAIELARRGHVVLAIDQTGHGYSDPPAFSQGWGGPPALAYLSEHELVDEDRIALEGHSMGGWASVAAAATYPDRYESMVLAGSSTGSSGAPPGNATFPRNLGVVYAEYDEFHWLMWETETAPAAPESEKLQSVFGTDERIETGRTYGDVESGTARALYQPSTTHPGTHHSPTAVGQTVEWIERTTGGDTSLDPDDQVWHWKELGTAVALLGGFLFLFPTIGTLSEAGALSAATRSVPEPVAERDRGWLVSVALTALLPVVTYYPLMLLGGQMMPLTAVTPQNETNSIVLWVLGNAAIIALLLGVWHVRSDRTLAAARARYGLDAGGGAGTIARSVAIAAGTALALLALLFAFDAVFGLDFRAWVLGLKLPSALHVRIGAGYFPAFLAFFLALELLLHARLRTPAATDSLRRAIAGNVGLLAGPFVGFLAVQYGWLFATGALPLPITALQAIIAFQFVGVLVGVGAVSTYSFHRTGRVWVGAVLNALLVTWLVVASQATHLPL, translated from the coding sequence ATGAACAGAAAGAGGCTCGTACTGTTTGGCGTTGCGCTCGCACTGATACTTGTCGGCGGCGTCGTCGGGTGGTGGGGCCACACCGACGGCGGCGACCTGACGATACAGGAGACACAGATCGAGACGGAAGGGGGGACGATCGACGCGTACCTCTACGTCCCGCCGGGGGTCACCCCCGACGACCCGGCACCGGGCGTGCTGGCGACGCACGGGTACATCAACAGTAAGGAGACGCAAGCGCCGTTCGCGATCGAGTTGGCCAGACGCGGTCACGTGGTGTTGGCCATCGATCAGACGGGTCACGGCTACTCCGACCCGCCGGCGTTCTCGCAGGGGTGGGGCGGCCCGCCCGCGCTCGCGTACCTCTCTGAACACGAACTCGTCGACGAGGACCGCATCGCGCTCGAAGGCCACTCCATGGGCGGCTGGGCCTCGGTCGCGGCGGCCGCGACCTATCCGGACCGCTACGAGTCGATGGTCCTCGCCGGCTCGTCGACCGGGTCGTCCGGCGCGCCGCCGGGCAACGCGACCTTCCCGCGGAACCTCGGCGTCGTCTACGCCGAGTACGACGAGTTCCACTGGCTGATGTGGGAGACGGAGACCGCGCCGGCCGCGCCCGAGAGCGAGAAGCTCCAGTCGGTGTTCGGCACCGACGAGCGGATCGAGACCGGCAGGACGTACGGCGACGTGGAGTCCGGGACCGCTCGGGCGCTGTACCAGCCCAGCACGACCCATCCCGGAACGCACCACTCGCCGACGGCCGTCGGACAGACCGTCGAGTGGATCGAGCGGACGACCGGGGGCGACACGTCGCTCGACCCGGACGACCAGGTCTGGCACTGGAAGGAACTGGGGACCGCCGTCGCGCTGCTCGGCGGCTTCCTGTTCCTCTTCCCGACGATCGGGACCCTCTCCGAGGCCGGCGCGCTGTCGGCGGCGACCCGGTCGGTCCCGGAGCCGGTCGCCGAGCGCGACCGCGGCTGGCTCGTCTCGGTCGCGTTGACCGCGCTGCTCCCGGTCGTGACGTACTATCCGCTGATGCTCCTCGGCGGGCAGATGATGCCGCTGACCGCGGTGACGCCGCAAAACGAGACGAACAGCATCGTGCTGTGGGTCCTCGGGAACGCGGCGATCATCGCCCTGCTGCTCGGCGTCTGGCACGTCCGCAGCGACCGGACGCTCGCCGCAGCGCGCGCCCGATACGGGCTGGACGCGGGCGGCGGCGCGGGGACGATCGCCCGGTCCGTCGCGATCGCGGCCGGGACGGCCCTCGCGCTGCTCGCGCTGCTCTTCGCGTTCGACGCCGTCTTCGGGCTCGACTTCCGCGCGTGGGTCCTCGGCCTGAAGCTCCCGAGCGCGCTCCACGTCCGCATCGGCGCGGGCTACTTCCCGGCCTTCCTCGCGTTCTTCCTCGCGCTCGAACTGCTGCTCCACGCCCGGCTTCGGACCCCGGCGGCGACTGACTCTCTCCGTCGAGCGATCGCGGGCAACGTCGGTCTGCTCGCCGGGCCGTTCGTCGGGTTCCTCGCCGTCCAGTACGGCTGGCTGTTCGCGACGGGTGCTCTGCCGCTGCCAATCACGGCGCTCCAAGCGATCATCGCGTTCCAGTTCGTCGGCGTGCTGGTCGGCGTGGGCGCGGTCTCGACGTACAGCTTCCACCGGACCGGCCGCGTGTGGGTCGGGGCCGTCCTCAACGCCCTGCTCGTGACGTGGCTCGTCGTCGCCTCGCAGGCGACGCACCTCCCGCTCTGA
- a CDS encoding glycerophosphodiester phosphodiesterase: protein MSQTERDDVVLIGHRGCAGQYPENTVEAIGRASPHVDAVEVDVRRCASGELVVFHDAELDRLTEGTGRVADAEWDELRELTVLDSGEPIPRLDEALRALPDGTAVNVEIKDRGVAGDALDAVGEADAEAWFSSFRPKALATLRDRDPTTDRALLVADGSAERAAAAATDLGCVAVHPPIDLATEPGFVETVREAGLRVNAWTATDRGDAEELLAAGVDGIIADRWDLF from the coding sequence ATGAGTCAGACAGAGCGGGACGACGTGGTGCTGATCGGGCACCGCGGCTGTGCCGGCCAGTACCCCGAGAACACGGTCGAAGCGATCGGGCGCGCGTCGCCGCACGTCGACGCCGTCGAGGTCGACGTGCGCCGGTGCGCGAGCGGCGAACTCGTCGTCTTCCACGACGCGGAACTCGACCGACTGACCGAGGGGACCGGCCGCGTCGCGGACGCCGAGTGGGACGAACTCCGAGAGCTGACCGTCCTCGATTCCGGCGAGCCGATCCCGCGGCTCGACGAGGCGCTGCGAGCCCTCCCGGACGGAACCGCGGTCAACGTCGAGATCAAAGACCGGGGCGTCGCCGGCGACGCGCTCGACGCCGTCGGCGAGGCGGACGCCGAGGCGTGGTTCTCGTCGTTTCGTCCGAAGGCGCTGGCGACCCTGCGAGACCGCGACCCGACGACCGATCGCGCGCTCCTCGTCGCAGACGGGAGCGCCGAGCGCGCGGCCGCGGCGGCGACCGACCTCGGCTGCGTCGCGGTCCATCCGCCGATCGACCTCGCGACAGAACCGGGGTTCGTCGAGACGGTACGCGAGGCCGGACTGAGAGTGAACGCGTGGACCGCGACCGACCGCGGGGACGCCGAGGAACTCCTCGCGGCCGGGGTCGACGGGATCATCGCCGACCGGTGGGACCTGTTCTAA
- a CDS encoding ribonuclease H-like domain-containing protein, with amino-acid sequence MRIENSFIPVDGVGETTERRLWERGVTTWDEFDPAVDVAGVGATTADRIESFIAEALARLDDDDAAYFDREFPSGERWRLYENFREETCFFDIETTGLDERRDRVTTVSFHQGGETTTLVAGEDLTARRLREQFADASLLATFNGARFDVPFLETSFDIDVDTPHLDLMYPAKRVGLSGGLKPIEKELGIDRDRPDISGRDAVRLWREYERGNEESLETLVSYNREDAVNLRALADAVCAALDEEVFAAVPDGDGD; translated from the coding sequence ATGCGCATCGAGAACAGCTTCATCCCCGTCGACGGGGTCGGCGAGACGACCGAACGACGCCTCTGGGAGCGGGGGGTCACGACGTGGGACGAGTTCGATCCCGCGGTCGACGTCGCGGGGGTCGGCGCGACCACCGCGGACCGGATCGAGTCGTTCATCGCGGAGGCGCTCGCGCGGCTCGACGACGACGACGCCGCCTACTTCGACCGGGAGTTCCCTTCCGGCGAGCGCTGGCGGCTCTACGAGAACTTCCGCGAGGAGACCTGCTTTTTCGACATCGAGACGACCGGCCTCGACGAGCGGCGCGACCGGGTGACGACGGTGAGCTTCCACCAGGGCGGCGAGACCACGACGCTCGTCGCGGGCGAGGACCTCACCGCGCGGCGGCTCCGCGAGCAGTTCGCGGACGCCAGCCTGCTCGCGACGTTCAACGGCGCGCGCTTCGACGTTCCCTTCTTGGAGACCTCCTTCGATATCGACGTCGACACGCCGCACCTCGATTTGATGTACCCCGCCAAGCGCGTCGGTCTCTCCGGCGGCCTGAAACCGATCGAGAAGGAGCTCGGCATCGACCGCGACCGGCCGGACATCTCCGGCCGCGACGCGGTCCGCCTCTGGCGCGAGTACGAGCGCGGGAACGAAGAGTCGCTGGAGACGCTCGTCTCGTACAACCGCGAGGACGCGGTGAACCTTCGAGCGCTCGCCGACGCGGTCTGTGCCGCGCTCGACGAAGAAGTGTTCGCCGCCGTCCCGGACGGAGACGGCGACTGA
- a CDS encoding polymer-forming cytoskeletal protein produces the protein MSLRGDGPVEELAIPSGTTVEEHDLVVDGDVLVGGQSTVELGVRGRNVAIGERVSVGDDIEAEGDCRLDTWCSVDGNVLVGEDAYLGERVTVTGRLMVSGDLDIGDDVTIEEGFEANGWIVIRNPVPTIVFYFIVLSQLLRVGETDAADELAAALADGDDVRDPLLVPRSAEISDDAWRVSTPATVGDDCRLHGNLRAESIQVGERNEVFGSLRARDDVTVGSDTVIHGDVTTRGGTVTVEAGARVLGDVSAGDLVVYDGAEIQGTLRARGEMKLVQETGEADDEADGVEDDDTEDADVEDTENDDTEDGVEPDRDDESEEAGDADEGARNEGDDDSESDDASESDSAGETDDLDEEAATGEVAGAPTDEAADASTGETATVKPNPGADGDESDTDDA, from the coding sequence GTGTCGCTGCGAGGAGACGGTCCGGTCGAGGAGCTCGCGATCCCGTCGGGGACGACCGTCGAGGAACACGACCTCGTCGTCGACGGCGACGTGCTCGTGGGTGGGCAGTCAACGGTCGAGCTCGGCGTTCGCGGTCGCAACGTCGCGATCGGCGAGCGCGTGAGCGTCGGCGACGACATCGAGGCCGAGGGGGACTGCCGGCTCGACACCTGGTGTTCCGTCGACGGGAACGTGCTGGTCGGCGAGGACGCGTACCTCGGCGAGCGCGTCACCGTCACGGGCCGGCTGATGGTCTCCGGCGACCTCGACATCGGCGACGACGTGACGATCGAAGAGGGGTTCGAGGCGAACGGCTGGATCGTCATCCGCAACCCCGTGCCGACGATCGTCTTCTACTTCATCGTCCTCTCGCAGCTGCTGCGCGTCGGCGAGACCGACGCCGCCGACGAGCTGGCGGCGGCGCTCGCCGACGGCGACGACGTCCGCGACCCGCTCCTCGTGCCGCGGAGCGCGGAGATATCCGACGACGCCTGGCGGGTGTCGACGCCGGCGACCGTCGGCGACGACTGCCGGCTCCACGGCAACCTCCGGGCCGAGTCGATCCAAGTCGGCGAGCGCAACGAAGTGTTCGGGTCGCTGCGCGCCCGCGACGACGTCACCGTCGGCTCCGACACGGTCATCCACGGCGACGTGACGACCCGCGGCGGGACCGTGACCGTCGAGGCGGGCGCGCGCGTGCTCGGCGACGTGTCGGCCGGCGACCTCGTGGTGTACGACGGCGCGGAGATACAGGGGACGCTCCGGGCGCGCGGTGAGATGAAACTGGTCCAAGAGACCGGGGAAGCGGACGACGAGGCAGACGGGGTCGAAGACGACGACACCGAGGACGCTGACGTCGAGGACACCGAAAATGACGATACCGAGGACGGCGTCGAGCCCGACCGCGACGACGAGAGCGAAGAAGCGGGTGACGCGGACGAGGGCGCGCGGAACGAGGGCGACGACGACTCCGAATCCGACGACGCCTCCGAATCCGATTCCGCGGGCGAAACGGACGACCTCGACGAGGAGGCGGCGACCGGCGAAGTGGCGGGCGCACCGACGGACGAGGCGGCGGACGCGTCGACCGGCGAGACCGCGACCGTAAAACCCAATCCGGGAGCGGACGGGGATGAGTCCGACACCGACGACGCCTGA
- a CDS encoding DUF5786 family protein translates to MGFGSYDESEQKDQDVDTDEDDAVNVHENDHDGDVSIEGDADTDDLVGRLSEMRDDDDE, encoded by the coding sequence ATGGGATTTGGATCGTACGACGAGAGCGAACAGAAGGATCAGGACGTCGACACGGACGAAGACGACGCGGTGAACGTCCACGAGAACGACCACGACGGCGATGTCTCCATCGAGGGCGACGCCGACACCGACGACCTCGTCGGCCGCCTCTCGGAGATGCGCGACGACGACGACGAGTAG
- a CDS encoding DUF5800 family protein, translated as MSTDLTFTDRGVDVVYEGTEFELEKTLIEEATGKSYRNVTNHEVLTIVAEDPELDGEPVRIGDVL; from the coding sequence ATGAGTACGGATCTGACGTTCACCGACCGCGGCGTCGACGTCGTCTACGAGGGCACCGAGTTCGAACTGGAAAAGACGCTGATAGAGGAGGCCACCGGGAAGTCCTACCGCAACGTCACCAACCACGAGGTCCTGACTATCGTCGCCGAGGACCCGGAACTGGACGGCGAACCGGTCCGGATCGGCGACGTGCTGTAG
- a CDS encoding PQQ-binding-like beta-propeller repeat protein: MTDTPSRREWLAAVGAATTAAAAGCSSLNGTADDGTDSDPDPGSATEQTIPAGVAQFRGSLERWGYYPDETVPDSVETAWRIPEVNTGEHSAAKASAVPLSDGGVVLPGDTGELLAITADGDVRWRGETDMEGRGIHGTPAVADGRAYIGAYDGVLYAFALDSGDLEWSTELGGSIGSSPLYYDGELYVSVEFPTPEGRMFAVDAETGDVTWAEPDHRPTDHPHSSPAVSLDAGRMVCGSNDGYCYCWSFPDLEFQWRFATDPPDTNDGEIKGPIATYDGAAFFGSWDSYVYRVDLVTGEADWRFETGDLSMTGPAIDPARDVVYMGSHDDHLYALDASTGDVEWRFRTGRPLTGCATIAGDRVLTGSKDGTLYALDADSGDEVWRVEHDGWITSAPRVVDGDIYYAERAPDPEDGETDGGGYKLVAAE, from the coding sequence ATGACCGACACCCCCTCCCGACGCGAGTGGCTCGCCGCGGTCGGTGCGGCGACGACGGCCGCCGCGGCCGGGTGTTCCTCGCTGAACGGGACGGCCGACGACGGCACCGATTCGGATCCCGACCCCGGAAGTGCCACAGAGCAGACGATCCCCGCGGGCGTCGCGCAGTTCCGCGGGTCGCTGGAGCGATGGGGGTATTACCCGGACGAGACGGTTCCCGACTCCGTCGAAACGGCCTGGCGGATCCCCGAGGTCAACACCGGCGAACACAGCGCGGCGAAGGCCAGCGCGGTCCCACTCTCCGACGGGGGCGTCGTCCTCCCGGGCGACACCGGCGAACTCCTCGCGATAACGGCCGACGGCGACGTGCGCTGGCGCGGCGAGACCGACATGGAGGGGAGGGGGATCCACGGGACGCCGGCGGTCGCGGACGGGCGGGCGTATATCGGCGCGTACGATGGCGTCCTCTACGCGTTCGCACTCGACTCGGGCGATCTGGAGTGGTCGACGGAGCTCGGCGGCTCGATCGGGTCCAGCCCGCTGTACTACGACGGTGAACTGTACGTCTCGGTCGAGTTCCCGACGCCCGAGGGACGGATGTTCGCGGTCGACGCGGAGACGGGCGACGTGACCTGGGCGGAGCCGGACCACCGCCCCACCGATCACCCGCACTCCTCGCCCGCGGTGTCGCTCGACGCCGGGCGGATGGTGTGCGGGTCGAACGACGGCTACTGCTACTGCTGGAGCTTCCCGGATCTGGAGTTCCAGTGGCGGTTCGCGACGGACCCGCCCGACACGAACGACGGCGAGATCAAAGGGCCGATCGCGACGTACGACGGGGCCGCGTTCTTCGGATCGTGGGACTCCTACGTTTACCGTGTAGATCTGGTGACCGGAGAGGCGGACTGGCGCTTCGAGACGGGCGACCTGTCAATGACGGGACCCGCGATCGACCCCGCACGCGACGTGGTGTACATGGGGAGCCACGACGACCACCTGTACGCGCTCGACGCGTCGACCGGGGACGTGGAGTGGCGCTTCCGGACCGGCCGCCCGCTGACCGGCTGTGCGACGATCGCGGGCGACCGCGTGCTGACGGGGTCGAAGGACGGGACCCTCTACGCGCTCGACGCCGACTCGGGCGACGAGGTGTGGCGCGTCGAACACGACGGGTGGATAACGAGCGCTCCCCGCGTCGTCGACGGCGATATCTACTACGCCGAGCGCGCCCCAGACCCGGAGGACGGCGAGACCGACGGCGGCGGCTACAAGCTCGTCGCGGCGGAGTGA
- a CDS encoding DUF5795 family protein produces the protein MSNRVVQGRMVTPEKLAELVEGESVLEAESIADADRDCPDCGGDVISVGYMPSVTEFVTGYKCQDCDWSDDDRN, from the coding sequence ATGTCGAACCGCGTCGTTCAGGGACGGATGGTGACGCCAGAAAAGCTCGCGGAGCTGGTCGAGGGCGAGTCGGTGCTGGAGGCCGAGTCGATCGCCGACGCCGACCGCGACTGCCCGGACTGCGGCGGGGACGTCATCTCCGTCGGGTACATGCCGAGCGTGACCGAGTTCGTCACCGGCTACAAGTGCCAGGACTGCGATTGGAGCGACGACGACCGGAACTGA